The Dioscorea cayenensis subsp. rotundata cultivar TDr96_F1 chromosome 19, TDr96_F1_v2_PseudoChromosome.rev07_lg8_w22 25.fasta, whole genome shotgun sequence genome includes a window with the following:
- the LOC120250370 gene encoding protein DMP2-like has product MADPSVIQIPLSTTKATTTELKEFTQSPKTITTIKSPNSSSSSVVIDKTLSSAANLAKLLPSGTVLALHTLSPSFANKGICYPANRYLTSTLILLCTISCIFFSFTDSLIGSDGKLYYGVATFKGFHVFNYVGEEEDYDKVFKRLKKLRITTLDYVHAFFSSLVFFSITFSNASIQSCFFPNAGKNTKEFLVNLPLGAGFLSALIFMIFPTSRKGVGYSDATPTHQY; this is encoded by the coding sequence ATGGCAGACCCATCTGTGATCCAAATTCCTCTTAGCACTACAAAGGCCACAACAACAGAGCTCAAAGAATTCACCCAATCACCAAAAACCATAACAACAATAAAGAGTCCAAACTCAAGTTCATCCAGCGTAGTGATTGATAAAACCTTATCAAGCGCTGCCAACCTAGCAAAACTACTCCCTTCTGGCACAGTCCTTGCACTCCATACTCTATCTCCATCCTTTGCAAACAAAGGCATCTGCTACCCCGCTAACAGATACCTAACCTCAACTCTCATCCTTCTCTGCACCATCTCctgcatcttcttctccttcacagACAGCCTCATCGGCAGCGACGGCAAGCTTTACTACGGCGTGGCCACCTTCAAAGGGTTTCATGTTTTCAACTATGTTGGAGAGGAAGAGGACTATGACAAAGTGTTTAAAAGATTGAAGAAACTGAGAATAACTACTCTAGATTATGTGCAtgcctttttctcatctttggtgTTCTTCAGTATCACTTTTAGTAATGCAAGTATACAGTCTTGTTTCTTCCCTAATGCTGGAAAGAATACTAAAGAGTTCCTGGTGAACTTGCCTCTAGGTGCTGGCTTTTTGTCTGCACTTATCTTCATGATTTTTCCTACGTCAAGGAAGGGGGTTGGCTATTCTGATGCCACACCTACTCACCAATATTGA
- the LOC120249795 gene encoding protein DMP2-like, translating into MADSSVIQIPLSTTKTTTTELKELTQSPPTITTTKSPSSNSSTIVIDKTLSSAANLAKLLPSGTVLALQTLSPSFANKGNCYTSNRYLTSTLILFCTISCIFFSFTDSLIGSDGKLYYGLATFKGFYVFNYVGEEEDYDKVFKGLKKLRITTLDYVHAFFSSLVFFSITFSDASIQSCFFPNAGKDTKEFLVNLPLGAGFLSALVFMIFPTSRKGVGYSDATPTQQY; encoded by the coding sequence atgGCAGACTCATCTGTGATCCAAATTCCTCTTAGCACCACAAAGACCACAACAACAGAGCTCAAAGAACTCACCCAATCACCACCAACCATAACAACCACAAAGAGCCCAAGCTCAAATTCATCCACCATAGTGATTGATAAAACTTTATCAAGTGCTGCCAACCTAGCAAAACTCCTCCCATCTGGCACAGTCCTTGCACTCCAAACTCTATCTCCATCCTTTGCAAACAAAGGCAACTGCTACACCTCTAACAGATACCTAACCTCAACTCTCATCCTTTTCTGCACCATCTCctgcatcttcttctccttcacagACAGCCTCATTGGCAGCGACGGCAAGCTTTACTACGGCTTGGCCACCTTCAAGGGGTTCTATGTTTTCAACTATGTTGGAGAGGAAGAGGACTATGACAAAGTGTTCAAGGGATTGAAGAAACTGAGAATAACTACCCTGGATTATGTGCAtgcctttttctcatctttggtgTTCTTCAGTATCACTTTTAGTGATGCAAGTATACAGTCTTGTTTCTTCCCTAATGCTGGAAAGGATACTAAAGAGTTCCTGGTGAACTTGCCTTTAGGTGCTGGCTTTTTGTCTGCACTTGTCTTCATGATTTTTCCTACGTCAAGGAAGGGGGTTGGCTATTCTGATGCCACACCTACTCAACAATATTGA
- the LOC120249796 gene encoding uncharacterized protein LOC120249796, translated as MGTEVLRPRDCLPPVTPAGTLFHRRNPNPKSSRKPSWSPRPDPKKQREGSPKPSKSTSSSHIVAGHVTILQRGQPLDAFRRADDTVFGIGRLGPEPDLIPRTVWKEDRTAGEIYAGAGFLVSAPAPSALPLPNFSTRRVVAVDQTATRDLRRLLRLD; from the coding sequence ATGGGAACCGAGGTTCTCCGTCCACGAGATTGCTTGCCGCCGGTGACTCCCGCCGGAACCCTCTTCCATCGccggaaccctaaccctaagtCCTCCCGAAAGCCCTCATGGTCCCCTCGTCCAGATCCCAAGAAGCAACGAGAAGGTTCCCCAAAACCTTCAAAATCCACCTCCTCGAGCCACATCGTCGCTGGACACGTGACGATCCTCCAGAGAGGTCAACCCCTTGACGCGTTCCGGCGGGCAGATGACACCGTGTTCGGGATCGGACGGCTGGGGCCCGAGCCAGATCTGATCCCGAGGACGGTCTGGAAAGAGGACCGGACGGCCGGGGAGATCTACGCCGGCGCTGGCTTCTTAGTTTCAGCACCAGCTCCTAGCGCGCTTCCCCTGCCTAACTTCTCTACCAGACGGGTTGTGGCCGTTGACCAGACGGCAACCAGAGATCTCCGGCGACTTCTCCGGCTggactga
- the LOC120249794 gene encoding sugar transporter ERD6-like 16 — protein sequence MASREDGEIGVSIAKLGDDDDDARESLISKGKESVSMVLFSTFVAVCGSFEFGSCIGFSAPAQADLRKDLDLSLSEYGLFGSLMNFGAMIGAVASGPTSDFIGRKGAMRASAIICTIGWLAIYFAQGAVLLDLGRFATGYGIGVLSYVVPIFIAEITPKNLRGALTTLNQLMITVGIAVAFIIGALVSWRTLALTGIVPCFVLLVGLVFIPESPRWLAKIGRRKEFEDACQILRGKDADISAEVQEIQEHIDTLETLPKGRVQDLFQWNYIRPVIIGVGLMVFQQFGGVNGIIFYSSETFAAAGFSSARLATILLGLTQIPVTILGAIFLDRTGRRPLLMISASGTFLGTFQAGLSFYFRDHNMYTDWAPILAVSGMLTYLGSFSIGMGAIPWVIMSEIFPLNIKGIAGSLVTLVNWSGSWCTSYSFNFLMSWNSAGTFFIYAIINALTVVFVAKMVPETKGRTLEEIHASMSPHTRI from the exons ATGGCGAGCAGAGAAGACGGGGAGATCGGAGTGAGCATTGCCAAgcttggtgatgatgatgatgatgctcgGGAGTCGCTCATCAGCAAGGGCAAGGAATCGGTTAGCATGGTTCTATTCAGCACCTTCGTCGCTGTTTGTGGGTCCTTTGAGTTTGGATCATGT ATCGGGTTCTCTGCGCCTGCGCAGGCGGATCTCAGGAAGGATTTGGATTTGAGCCTGTCTGAG TATGGGTTGTTTGGTTCATTAATGAATTTTGGAGCAATGATTGGTGCAGTGGCCAGTGGTCCTACTTCTGATTTTATCGGTCGCAAGGGG GCAATGAGAGCATCAGCTATTATCTGCACCATTGGATGGCTTGCTATATACTTTGCGCAG GGTGCTGTACTCCTTGATCTTGGGAGGTTTGCCACAGGATATGGAATTGGAGTTCTTTCCTACGTG GTACCAATATTCATTGCTGAAATTACTCCGAAGAATCTCCGAGGAGCCCTCACAACCTTAAATCAG CTGATGATAACCGTGGGAATAGCAGTTGCTTTCATCATTGGTGCACTTGTCAGTTGGCGAACTTTGGCCTTAACTG GAATTGTTCCTtgttttgttcttcttgttgGGCTGGTCTTCATCCCAGAGTCTCCTAGATGGCTG GCAAAAATTGGACGCCGCAAAGAATTTGAGGATGCATGTCAAATCCTTCGAGGAAAAGATGCAGATATTTCTGCAGAGGTCCAAGAGATTCAA GAACACATTGATACTTTAGAGACTCTGCCCAAGGGTCGAGTTCAAGATCTCTTTCAATGGAATTATATACGGCCTGTCATT ATAGGAGTTGGTCTCATGGTGTTCCAACAATTTGGTGGGGTCAATGGAATCATATTCTATTCCAGTGAAACATTTGCAGCTGCAG GGTTTTCATCGGCTAGACTTGCGACTATCTTGTTGGGCCTTACTCAG ATACCTGTTACAATTTTAGGTGCTATTTTCCTGGATAGGACTGGGAGAAGGCCTCTTCTTATG ATCTCAGCATCCGGAACATTTCTGGGCACCTTTCAAGCTGGCTTATCATTCTATTTCAGG GACCATAACATGTACACTGATTGGGCTCCAATACTTGCTGTTTCTGGTATGCTG ACTTATCTCGGATCCTTCTCCATCGGAATGGGAGCTATTCCATGGGTCATCATGTCTGAG ATATTCCCTCTAAACATAAAAGGAATTGCTGGAAGTTTAGTGACTTTGGTGAATTGGTCTGGATCTTGGTGTACTTCTTATTCCTTCAACTTCCTCATGAGTTGGAATTCAGCag gTACATTCTTCATCTATGCTATAATCAATGCATTAACAGTTGTATTTGTGGCAAAGATGGTACCTGAAACCAAAGGTCGAACACTGGAAGAGATTCATGCATCAATGAGTCCCCATACGAGGATTTAG